A single window of Gossypium hirsutum isolate 1008001.06 chromosome A10, Gossypium_hirsutum_v2.1, whole genome shotgun sequence DNA harbors:
- the LOC107896703 gene encoding probable pectinesterase/pectinesterase inhibitor 21, with protein sequence MANNIAVISICSVLLVAVVVAVTVGVTQSGKSDGDSGEVKSASKAIKELCQPTDYQQSCENSLSNANTTDPKELIRMGFQAAMTEIETVIANSTTLKELVKGRPRAKQALENCHELMGYAIDDLNNSFKQMGEFDVNKYEEYVENLKIWLAGSITYQQTCLDGFIKTRGESGEKMRALLKTAQELSSNALAMVSELDLSIKKLHLSGATQGVVRRLLSHDQGGFPSWVSSTQRNLLEYSSKFDLKPNVVVAKDKSGKYGTINDALKEIPKRGTTPFVIYIKKGVYKEQVIVTKEMKNVVFIGDGPEKTIITGKLNYVDGVNTFRTATVAVIGEKFMAKNIGIRNTAGAKKHQAVALRVQSDQSIFYHCKIAGYQDTLYVHSHRQFYRECIISGTIDFIFGDSAAVLQNCRIIVRKPMSNQKCIVTAQGRSERREVTGMIIHNCTFTGEPKYMSVKNKNKAYLGRPWKEFSRTIIMQSHIDDIIAPEGWLPWNGSFALDTLVYSEFNNRGPGADTSKRVKWRGLKTFNEEHAKLYTPHDFLHVDEWISRSGVPYTPGMMPGL encoded by the exons ATGGCGAACAACATTGCAGTTATCAGTATTTGTTCCGTTCTGCTGGTTGCGGTGGTGGTAGCGGTGACGGTTGGTGTCACCCAAAGTGGGAAGAGCGATGGTGATTCGGGCGAAGTAAAGAGTGCGAGCAAGGCAATCAAAGAGCTTTGCCAACCCACTGATTACCAACAATCATGTGAAAATAGTCTCTCAAATGCCAACACCACTGATCCCAAGGAGCTTATTAGGATGGGTTTCCAAGCTGCCATGACCGAGATTGAAACGGTAATCGCCAACTCTACGACCTTGAAGGAGTTGGTGAAGGGCCGCCCAAGGGCTAAGCAGGCTCTTGAGAATTGCCATGAGCTCATGGGGTACGCCATTGATGATCTTAACAACTCTTTCAAGCAAATGGGGGAATTCGATGTGAACAAATACGAGGAATACGTGGAAAACCTCAAGATTTGGCTGGCTGGTTCCATCACATACCAGCAAACTTGCTTGGATGGATTCATTAAAACAAGAGGTGAAAGCGGGGAAAAAATGAGGGCACTTTTGAAGACTGCTCAGGAGCTTAGTAGCAATGCTTTGGCCATGGTTTCTGAGTTGGATTTATCTATCAAGAAACTCCACCTTTCAGGTGCCACTCAAGGCGTCGTACGCAGGCTCTTGTCTCATGATCAAGGTGGATTCCCTTCATGGGTCAGCTCAACCCAACGGAACCTCCTTGAATATAGTTCAAAATTCGACCTTAAACCGAATGTTGTTGTTGCCAAGGATAAGAGTGGCAAATATGGAACCATCAACGATGCATTGAAAGAAATCCCTAAGCGTGGTACCACTCCATTTGTTATTTACATTAAAAAGGGCGTCTATAAAGAGCAAGTTATCGTCACCAAGGAGATGAAAAACGTCGTGTTCATCGGAGATGGCCCAGAAAAAACCATCATCACTGGTAAATTGAACTACGTTGATGGAGTTAACACCTTCAGGACTGCAACAGTTG CTGTTATTGGTGAAAAATTCATGGCCAAGAACATTGGAATCCGCAACACTGCTGGAGCCAAGAAGCACCAAGCCGTCGCACTTCGAGTCCAAAGCGATCAATCCATCTTCTACCACTGCAAGATTGCTGGCTACCAAGACACCCTGTACGTCCACAGCCATCGCCAGTTCTATAGGGAATGCATCATAAGTGGAACCATTGACTTCATCTTCGGCGACTCGGCTGCGGTCTTACAAAACTGCAGAATCATCGTGAGGAAGCCGATGTCTAACCAAAAATGCATCGTCACTGCTCAAGGAAGGTCCGAACGTCGTGAGGTCACCGGCATGATCATCCACAACTGCACCTTCACTGGTGAGCCAAAATACATGTCAGTGAAAAACAAGAACAAGGCGTACCTTGGTCGGCCATGGAAGGAGTTCTCCAGGACCATCATTATGCAATCTCATATCGACGACATCATTGCCCCCGAGGGCTGGTTGCCGTGGAACGGCAGCTTTGCTCTTGACACTTTGGTGTATTCGGAGTTTAACAACAGGGGACCTGGTGCAGACACGTCCAAGAGAGTTAAATGGAGAGGTCTCAAGACTTTCAACGAAGAACATGCCAAGTTGTACACACCTCACGATTTCTTACACGTTGATGAATGGATCTCCAGGTCTGGGGTGCCCTACACTCCTGGCATGATGCCTGGATTGTAG